A window of the Deltaproteobacteria bacterium genome harbors these coding sequences:
- a CDS encoding DUF4258 domain-containing protein codes for MNKPERMISEEEVKAVLLEGEIVEEYPNDPRGSSCLMGGWFKGQRTLHIVCAPKENYLAIITAYIPDPQEWDKNFKIRRR; via the coding sequence ATGAATAAACCAGAAAGAATGATCTCGGAAGAAGAGGTCAAAGCGGTATTATTAGAAGGAGAAATCGTGGAAGAATATCCCAATGATCCAAGAGGTTCCAGCTGTCTTATGGGCGGGTGGTTTAAGGGACAAAGGACGTTGCATATTGTTTGCGCTCCAAAGGAAAATTATTTGGCCATTATCACAGCCTACATACCCGATCCTCAAGAATGGGACAAAAATTTTAAAATACGAAGGAGGTAA